From the genome of Fusobacterium varium, one region includes:
- a CDS encoding Adhesion protein FadA gives MKKIIIGCLLAVSAVSYSATDVMSTLEQLELNLQQLEAEERAMYNQRKAEAEEAEKTLEAQRKMYAEISEKEKRILSVKDNKFYKGQYQELAKKYGEAKKELEADMRKQEEIISIFEAIK, from the coding sequence ATGAAAAAAATAATAATAGGGTGTCTTCTGGCAGTATCAGCAGTATCATATTCAGCAACAGATGTAATGTCTACATTGGAACAGCTTGAACTTAATCTTCAACAATTAGAAGCAGAGGAAAGAGCAATGTACAATCAAAGAAAAGCTGAGGCAGAAGAGGCAGAAAAAACATTAGAAGCTCAAAGAAAAATGTATGCAGAGATATCAGAGAAAGAAAAAAGAATATTAAGTGTAAAAGATAATAAGTTTTATAAAGGACAATATCAGGAATTAGCAAAAAAATATGGTGAGGCTAAAAAGGAACTTGAGGCAGATATGAGGAAGCAGGAAGAAATAATCAGTATATTTGAAGCAATAAAGTAA